One genomic window of Gracilinema caldarium DSM 7334 includes the following:
- a CDS encoding 3-deoxy-7-phosphoheptulonate synthase: MIRTNNLRIAAEIPLVSPAELAREIPLSDRAAETVAESRNRITSILRGKDKRLLAIVGPCSIHDPEAALEFAERLKVLSDQYRDRLCIVMRVYFEKPRTTLGWRGLLVDPGIDGSYDISRGLRIARRLLVQINDMGLPAGSEVLDPIIPQYIAELISWASIGARTTESQTHREMASGLSMPVGFKNATDGDVQIAINAIVSAANPHSFVGIDRQGNTIVLRTTGNTDCHLILRGGKHGANFDRLHVREAAQKMTEAKLHPAIIIDCSHGNSEKKPERQALVLKDILAQREEPDSPIVGFMIESNLYEGCQNPNPGGEGLRYGVSITDPCIGWDATAELLHEAYERTTIAYE; encoded by the coding sequence ATGATACGTACAAACAATCTACGCATAGCCGCTGAAATACCCCTCGTTTCTCCCGCTGAACTTGCACGGGAGATTCCGCTTTCCGATCGAGCCGCGGAGACAGTAGCTGAAAGCCGTAATCGAATCACCTCTATATTGCGAGGTAAGGATAAGCGGCTTTTAGCTATTGTTGGCCCCTGTTCTATTCATGATCCAGAAGCGGCCCTTGAATTTGCCGAACGGCTTAAAGTTCTGTCAGACCAATACCGGGACCGGCTCTGTATTGTGATGCGGGTATACTTTGAAAAACCCCGGACTACCCTGGGGTGGCGTGGGCTTTTGGTCGACCCTGGAATCGATGGTTCCTATGATATTTCCCGGGGTTTGCGGATTGCCCGCCGCCTTCTTGTCCAGATAAATGATATGGGACTCCCTGCGGGCAGTGAAGTTCTTGATCCGATTATTCCCCAGTATATAGCAGAATTAATCTCTTGGGCATCTATTGGGGCCAGGACAACTGAATCACAAACCCATCGGGAAATGGCTTCAGGGCTCTCAATGCCTGTTGGTTTTAAGAATGCTACCGATGGAGATGTTCAAATTGCTATTAATGCCATTGTTTCTGCTGCCAATCCCCATTCCTTTGTCGGTATAGATCGTCAGGGCAATACAATAGTTTTAAGAACTACAGGAAACACCGATTGTCACCTTATTTTACGGGGCGGGAAACATGGTGCCAATTTTGACCGATTGCATGTCCGTGAAGCAGCACAGAAAATGACAGAAGCAAAACTTCATCCTGCTATCATAATCGATTGTAGTCATGGCAATTCCGAAAAAAAACCTGAACGGCAAGCCCTTGTCTTAAAAGATATTTTAGCTCAACGAGAAGAACCCGATTCACCAATTGTAGGTTTTATGATCGAAAGCAACCTCTATGAGGGCTGTCAGAATCCTAACCCCGGTGGAGAAGGTTTACGATATGGGGTTTCTATTACAGATCCTTGTATTGGCTGGGATGCTACTGCAGAATTGCTACATGAAGCCTACGAGAGGACCACAATTGCCTATGAATGA
- the rnhA gene encoding ribonuclease HI: MNDTQLMVFTDGGCSGNPGPGGWAYLIVCESRGIIDEKWGAEQLTTNNRMELSAAVEALEAVLVDPSLRTVAITLYTDSQYVQKGITSWIHGWKRNGWKTSNKEPVKNQDLWQKLDQLANTLQVEWRWVKGHAGHEYNERVDRLTQEAIASLCNRIDRPC, from the coding sequence ATGAATGATACCCAATTGATGGTATTTACCGATGGAGGTTGTTCTGGCAATCCTGGGCCTGGTGGGTGGGCCTATCTCATTGTCTGTGAATCTCGAGGGATTATTGATGAAAAGTGGGGTGCTGAGCAGCTCACTACGAATAACAGGATGGAACTATCCGCTGCTGTTGAGGCTCTTGAGGCTGTGTTGGTCGATCCCTCGCTCAGGACTGTCGCGATTACCCTGTACACCGATTCCCAATATGTCCAGAAAGGGATAACCTCCTGGATTCATGGCTGGAAACGCAATGGTTGGAAAACAAGCAACAAGGAACCAGTGAAAAACCAAGACCTCTGGCAAAAGTTGGATCAGCTTGCGAATACGCTTCAGGTTGAATGGCGCTGGGTCAAAGGCCATGCGGGCCACGAATACAATGAACGGGTCGATCGGCTTACCCAGGAAGCTATTGCTTCTCTATGTAACAGAATTGATCGCCCCTGTTAA
- a CDS encoding YdbC family protein, producing MSDITFEITKHFGVLSEEKSGWKKELNMVSWNNRAPKLDIRDWSPDHEKMGKGITLTKEEAQKLLEFLTGAINSVT from the coding sequence ATGTCAGATATAACCTTCGAAATCACAAAACATTTTGGTGTACTTTCTGAAGAAAAATCAGGCTGGAAAAAGGAACTAAATATGGTTTCTTGGAATAACAGAGCACCAAAACTTGATATTCGAGATTGGTCACCGGATCATGAAAAAATGGGCAAGGGGATTACCCTTACCAAGGAAGAGGCTCAAAAATTACTTGAATTTTTAACAGGGGCGATCAATTCTGTTACATAG